From the Clostridiales bacterium FE2011 genome, one window contains:
- the sigH gene encoding RNA polymerase sporulation sigma factor SigH, with protein sequence MDYINTKSSETDKEKNFRQPDRIEEADNGDEIIPFRERFSGYSDEEIVQLCHDGDTMAEEFLLNKYKNFVRSKARSYFLIGADHEDIVQEGMIGLYKAIRDYKQEKLSSFRAFAELCITRQIITAIKTATRQKHIPLNSYVSLNKPLYDEESDRTLLDIIMEGNSGNPEEMIINQENLGNIHRKINEVLSGLEQEVLAAYLDGKSYQEIAETLGRHVKSIDNALQRVKRKLEKYLEENGCF encoded by the coding sequence ATGGATTACATCAATACGAAATCTTCTGAAACGGATAAAGAAAAAAACTTCAGGCAACCGGATCGGATTGAAGAGGCTGATAACGGAGATGAAATCATTCCGTTCAGGGAAAGGTTCAGCGGATATTCCGATGAAGAGATTGTACAGCTCTGCCACGACGGCGATACAATGGCGGAAGAGTTCCTGCTGAACAAATATAAGAACTTCGTCAGATCTAAAGCGAGAAGTTATTTCCTGATCGGCGCTGATCATGAGGATATTGTCCAGGAAGGTATGATTGGATTATACAAAGCAATCCGTGACTACAAACAGGAAAAACTCAGCTCTTTCCGTGCCTTTGCCGAGCTGTGCATTACAAGACAGATTATCACGGCAATTAAAACGGCTACAAGGCAGAAACATATACCGCTGAACAGCTATGTGTCACTGAATAAACCTTTATATGATGAAGAAAGTGACAGGACACTCCTTGATATTATTATGGAGGGCAACAGCGGCAATCCTGAGGAAATGATTATCAATCAGGAGAACCTGGGCAATATACACAGGAAAATCAACGAGGTTTTATCCGGACTGGAGCAGGAGGTCCTGGCAGCCTATCTTGACGGAAAAAGCTATCAGGAAATCGCTGAAACCCTGGGCCGCCATGTTAAATCAATTGATAATGCGCTGCAAAGAGTCAAAAGAAAACTTGAAAAATATCTTGAAGAAAACGGCTGTTTCTGA
- the glgA gene encoding glycogen synthase GlgA: MKILFVASESVPFVKTGGLADVVGALAPVLAKEGHDVRVIIPQFSTIPQEYMQKMSHVCDFEVQLGWRRQYCGIEMIEKDGVKWYFMDNKYYFGRPYIYGMGGDEYERFGFFCRGALNMLPLVDFQPDIIHAHDWQSGMVPALLKIQYAHLPFYANIKTVFTIHNLQYQGIFGIREVQDILGLGDSLWTDDKLECFGCANFMKAALVYTDLITTVSPSYAEEIQTAYYGERLDGLLRARHRELKGVLNGIDMKEYDPSADGKIKANYSVKKMDGKAECKQDLQEELGLEVKPDVPVIGMVGRLSNQKGLDLVDYVIADIMRHDVQLVVLGMGEGRYFNLFSWAETEYKGRVAARFTMDHTLAHKIYAGADMFLMPSQFEPCGLSQMIAMRYGTIPIVRETGGLRDTVLSYNDFNGEGNGFTFFNYNAHDMLHTIERACEYYKNYPEIWKKLQMRGMNGDFSWNHSAKEYIKLYQSLFDTRVQEQDDEKKENPVVIDI, translated from the coding sequence ATGAAGATTCTTTTTGTCGCCAGTGAATCAGTTCCATTTGTAAAAACGGGCGGACTTGCCGATGTTGTTGGTGCATTAGCGCCGGTTCTGGCGAAAGAAGGACATGATGTTCGTGTAATCATTCCTCAATTCAGTACAATTCCGCAGGAATACATGCAGAAAATGTCGCATGTATGCGATTTTGAAGTGCAGCTGGGCTGGCGGCGTCAGTACTGCGGCATAGAAATGATCGAAAAAGACGGTGTGAAATGGTACTTTATGGATAACAAGTATTATTTCGGCCGTCCCTATATCTACGGTATGGGCGGGGATGAATATGAACGATTTGGCTTCTTCTGCCGTGGCGCACTGAATATGCTTCCTCTGGTGGACTTCCAACCTGATATTATTCATGCACATGACTGGCAAAGCGGCATGGTGCCGGCTCTTCTGAAAATCCAGTATGCCCATCTTCCTTTCTATGCAAATATAAAAACAGTCTTTACGATTCACAATCTGCAGTATCAGGGGATTTTCGGAATCCGTGAAGTTCAGGATATCCTGGGCCTGGGGGACAGTCTGTGGACAGACGATAAGCTTGAATGCTTCGGATGCGCTAATTTTATGAAAGCAGCTCTGGTATACACAGATCTGATTACAACCGTAAGTCCCTCCTATGCAGAGGAAATTCAGACTGCCTATTACGGAGAAAGGCTGGATGGATTGCTCAGGGCCCGGCACAGAGAACTCAAGGGCGTTCTGAACGGGATTGATATGAAGGAATATGATCCTTCGGCTGATGGAAAGATCAAAGCAAACTATTCAGTGAAAAAGATGGATGGAAAGGCTGAATGCAAGCAAGACCTTCAGGAGGAACTTGGCCTTGAAGTCAAACCGGACGTACCCGTTATCGGTATGGTCGGGCGCCTCAGCAATCAGAAGGGGCTGGATCTGGTTGATTATGTGATTGCCGATATTATGCGGCATGATGTGCAGCTGGTTGTCCTCGGCATGGGAGAAGGAAGGTATTTTAATTTGTTCAGCTGGGCAGAAACAGAATACAAGGGCAGGGTTGCAGCAAGATTTACAATGGATCATACGCTGGCTCACAAAATCTATGCCGGGGCTGATATGTTCCTGATGCCCAGCCAGTTTGAACCTTGCGGACTCAGCCAGATGATCGCCATGAGATACGGAACGATTCCGATTGTCAGAGAAACCGGAGGACTCCGTGATACTGTACTCAGCTACAATGATTTCAACGGAGAGGGAAACGGATTCACTTTCTTCAACTACAATGCGCATGATATGCTTCACACCATTGAACGTGCATGCGAGTATTACAAAAATTACCCGGAAATCTGGAAGAAACTGCAGATGCGCGGAATGAACGGTGACTTCAGCTGGAATCATTCTGCAAAGGAATACATTAAGCTCTATCAGAGCCTGTTTGATACAAGGGTACAGGAACAGGACGATGAGAAGAAAGAAAATCCTGTTGTGATAGATATCTGA
- a CDS encoding glucose-1-phosphate adenylyltransferase produces MLRKKTCIAMLLAGGQGSRLGILTKNVAKPAVPYGGKYRIIDFPLSNCTNSGIDTVGVLTQYQPLELNAYIGSGAPWDLDISNGGVFVLPPYQKGKSGEWYRGTANAIYQNMAFIEQYHPDYVLILSGDHIYKMDYNAMLDYHISHGADATIAVREVPWEEASRFGIMNTDPDGTIVEFEEKPQNPKSNKASMGVYIFTWEKLRHYLTEDEADKNSSNDFGKNIIPNMLRDKQVLVAYDFNGYWKDVGTIESLWEANMDLIDNPMPMNMHDKKWRIYSKNPGMPPHYISEGAVVTNTLITEGCEVYGKVNHSVLFAGVVVEEGADIEYSVVMPGSIIKRGAIVRRSIVAENATVGAGSIIGEDSGNIAVIGQGVTLPAGVSVPSGTQVDESYTF; encoded by the coding sequence GTGTTAAGAAAGAAGACCTGCATTGCGATGCTTTTGGCCGGAGGCCAGGGCAGCCGTCTGGGTATACTGACAAAAAACGTTGCAAAACCTGCTGTACCGTACGGAGGAAAATACAGAATTATCGATTTTCCTCTGAGCAACTGTACCAACAGCGGTATCGACACAGTCGGCGTACTGACGCAGTACCAGCCGCTTGAACTGAACGCGTACATCGGAAGCGGTGCTCCCTGGGATCTGGACATATCAAACGGCGGTGTATTTGTGCTCCCTCCTTATCAGAAAGGAAAAAGCGGAGAATGGTATCGCGGTACTGCCAATGCTATTTATCAGAACATGGCATTCATTGAGCAGTATCACCCGGACTATGTTCTGATCCTGAGCGGCGATCATATTTACAAAATGGACTATAATGCAATGCTTGATTACCATATCAGCCACGGAGCAGATGCGACAATTGCCGTACGTGAAGTTCCCTGGGAAGAAGCATCACGATTCGGGATCATGAATACCGATCCGGACGGCACAATCGTGGAATTTGAGGAAAAGCCTCAGAATCCCAAAAGCAATAAAGCCTCCATGGGCGTATATATCTTTACATGGGAAAAGCTCCGTCATTATCTTACAGAAGATGAAGCAGACAAGAACAGTTCCAATGACTTCGGTAAAAACATTATACCGAACATGCTCAGAGACAAACAGGTTCTTGTCGCCTATGATTTCAACGGGTATTGGAAAGATGTGGGTACCATAGAAAGCCTGTGGGAAGCCAATATGGATCTTATTGACAATCCGATGCCTATGAACATGCATGATAAAAAATGGCGTATCTATTCCAAGAATCCGGGTATGCCACCCCATTATATTTCAGAAGGCGCTGTAGTCACAAACACGTTGATCACAGAAGGCTGTGAAGTATATGGAAAAGTAAATCATTCAGTTCTGTTCGCCGGAGTGGTTGTTGAGGAAGGCGCAGACATAGAATACAGCGTCGTGATGCCCGGAAGTATTATCAAACGGGGGGCTATTGTCCGCCGCTCCATTGTGGCTGAAAATGCTACTGTCGGAGCAGGTTCAATCATCGGCGAAGACAGCGGTAATATTGCCGTAATCGGGCAGGGAGTGACACTGCCTGCAGGTGTTTCGGTTCCGTCAGGCACGCAGGTTGATGAATCCTATACTTTTTGA
- a CDS encoding sigma-70 family RNA polymerase sigma factor has protein sequence MSLQPEISGSSSGSLSFDQLYELYATDVLRVSYYYLGNREMAEDVTQDVFVKLITNNPVLEEGREKAWLLKVALNRCRDLWRSSWIKKVVLGHPGFECFPAPDEIGQMADQQSLAEAVNRLKPEFKEVVLLFYYQGFNVTEIANMLQIAEGTVSSRLSRARDKLQKELKGDDQQ, from the coding sequence TTGTCCCTTCAGCCTGAAATTTCCGGCAGCTCTTCCGGTTCTCTGTCTTTTGATCAGCTTTATGAGCTGTACGCAACAGACGTGCTTCGTGTTTCATATTACTATCTGGGCAATCGTGAAATGGCTGAAGATGTCACTCAGGATGTCTTTGTCAAGCTCATTACGAATAATCCTGTCCTGGAAGAAGGACGGGAGAAGGCCTGGCTTCTGAAAGTGGCACTGAACCGTTGCAGGGATTTGTGGCGCAGCTCCTGGATCAAAAAAGTGGTTTTGGGTCATCCCGGGTTTGAATGTTTTCCCGCGCCGGATGAAATAGGACAGATGGCGGATCAGCAATCCCTCGCAGAAGCCGTTAATCGCCTGAAACCTGAGTTTAAGGAAGTTGTCCTTTTGTTCTACTATCAGGGTTTTAATGTTACAGAAATCGCTAATATGCTTCAGATCGCCGAAGGGACCGTTTCTTCCAGATTAAGCAGAGCCAGAGACAAGCTACAGAAAGAATTGAAAGGAGATGATCAGCAGTGA
- the glgD gene encoding glucose-1-phosphate adenylyltransferase subunit GlgD — protein sequence MKDVMGIIYTGENDARLRELTIIRAIAALPVAGRFRVIDFLVSSMVNGGMKNIGVIMQKNYHSLMDHLGSGKEWDLHGKTNGLHILPPFLTRENVGLYPGVLDGLRSNTDYLNRSKQELVVLSNSNIIYNAHFKDMIAFYENTGADITLMYTKDPSMKRDEFGTYISLDEEGNVKDIEVEPTHPNYENTFMQVCLMKREFLKELVDKAVAHGLHDLARDLLLKLVQEKQAKVNAFEYTGVCWNIDSVQSYFKFNMDILKPEIRKKLFIDELPVFTKVRDEMPAFYSTESHSVNSLVADGCQIEGTIENSVLFRGVRVAPNAHVKNCIIMQDGQVQEGAYIENCILDKQTVIKKNTKLIGPEAYPIVIAKNVVI from the coding sequence ATGAAGGATGTAATGGGGATTATTTATACCGGTGAAAATGATGCCCGGCTTCGCGAACTGACGATCATAAGAGCAATTGCCGCGCTTCCTGTTGCAGGCCGTTTCCGTGTGATCGATTTTCTGGTTTCCAGCATGGTAAACGGTGGCATGAAGAACATCGGTGTTATCATGCAGAAGAACTATCACAGCCTTATGGACCATCTTGGTTCGGGAAAAGAATGGGATCTTCATGGAAAAACGAACGGGCTTCATATTCTGCCGCCTTTCCTGACGCGTGAGAATGTGGGGCTGTATCCCGGCGTGCTCGACGGACTCCGTTCAAATACAGATTACCTCAACAGAAGCAAACAGGAACTCGTAGTGCTCAGTAACAGCAACATCATTTATAATGCACATTTCAAGGATATGATTGCGTTTTATGAAAATACAGGCGCTGATATCACGCTGATGTATACGAAGGATCCCTCCATGAAACGCGATGAATTCGGAACATATATCTCGCTGGACGAAGAGGGAAACGTTAAAGACATTGAAGTTGAACCGACGCACCCAAATTATGAAAACACCTTTATGCAGGTTTGCCTGATGAAGCGGGAGTTCCTGAAGGAACTTGTTGACAAAGCAGTAGCACATGGACTGCATGATCTTGCCAGGGATCTCCTCCTGAAACTTGTACAGGAAAAACAGGCTAAAGTGAACGCATTTGAATACACCGGTGTCTGCTGGAATATCGATTCCGTTCAGAGTTACTTCAAGTTCAATATGGATATACTTAAACCGGAAATCCGGAAAAAACTGTTTATAGATGAACTGCCTGTATTTACGAAGGTCAGGGATGAAATGCCCGCTTTTTACAGCACAGAATCACATTCGGTCAATTCTCTTGTTGCAGACGGTTGCCAGATAGAGGGAACGATTGAAAACAGTGTGCTGTTCAGGGGCGTTCGGGTAGCTCCGAATGCCCATGTAAAGAATTGCATCATCATGCAGGATGGCCAGGTACAGGAAGGCGCATATATAGAGAATTGTATCCTTGACAAACAGACTGTCATCAAGAAGAACACGAAACTGATCGGTCCGGAAGCTTATCCGATCGTGATTGCCAAGAATGTGGTTATCTGA